CCCCCTCAGAACGACACAATGTTCGGCTTATTGTGaatttatctcgatatttatgcttctgagagtaaaagtatatgttgagttagtaacattaatatttttaagttttgagtACTGTTGGGTTGGTAGTATTGAAAACGGTGCACATTGCGAACAACACGAAGCGGGTGTCATGGCGAAGACGCGAGTTAACGGTCATGGCATGTAAAGATTTAATCGTTTATActtgaatatattaaaatacagcAGAAACTAAAAAGTGGATTTATTCCCCAAAAACATTGGTCCTTCGAGCATGGATTAGTAATAGTgaagacattaaaaataaaaacaaattcgtGAATTGCATCATCTTGGCTGGGGTCCGACGATCGGAACTTGGTTCTTCTCTTCGACAACGACACGAGGTCAACTCATCGGCGGCGGTCACTGGTGGGTTCCTGAAAGAAAACACAAAACGTAAACTAAGtccttttttacttttatcctTTTTCGTGAGTATTGCTTCACAAAATGGAGGAACTCAAACCTCTGTTGGCAAAAAAGAAACTGCTCAAGGCACAATTAACGCGTTTCGGGACGTTTCTCGAAAAAATTACAAcggaaaaattaaacgaattgAAAATCAGATTACAAAACATTAAAGAGATTTTGCATGAGTttaacaaaatacaaaacgcGATCGATTTACTAAACAAAGACGACGAGTATAATGACGAATAcgaaatatttgaaacaaaatattatgaattaataGCAGAGGCGACAACATTTATTCAAGAGCGAGATAATGACACCGTATGTAAAAGCGCTATAAACGATGAAACGACCGGTTCGGCGGGGGCTGCGACGGCTTATGCACCGAGCGAcggttattttcataaaaatgttaaacttcCTACGTTGGATTTGCCTAAATTTTACGGAGATTATGATCAATGGATATATTTTCACGATACTTTTAAATCGCTCGTTGACAATGACAACTATGTAGATGAcatcaataaatttcattatttatttagttgcTTAAAAGGTGAAGCAGCGAATATCATTCAATCTCTTGAAATCACAaaggaaaattacaaaattgctTGGGATATGTTGCGTCAAAGATACGAAAATAAGGCGGTTATAGTAAAAACACACGTTAAGGCTTTGTTTGAATTACCGATGGTTACAAAAGAAGCTCATCAAAACTTAAGACGTTTAATTGATAGTTATAACAGGCACACTCGTTCTTTAAAGGCCTTAGGTGAACCAGTAGAGCACTGGAGCACGTTGCTTAcacatttgatttttaagaaattggaTGACGCTTCTAAAATGAAATGGGAGGAGCACGCGGGGCAGACATTTAATAATGATGTACCAAACATAAAAAGTATGATAGATTTCCTTACAAATAGATGCAGTATTCTGGAAACCATAGAAGGTCATAACAAAACGAATAAACATATAGGACAAAAGAAGAATGAGCGTACTATTACAAATTTAGCTACGAACAACAAAACATGCGTTTTTTGTGAATCGGGCGATCATTTCATTTACGgttgtaataaattcaaagcATTAACTACAAGCAAAAGAGTTGAGGAAGTTAAAAAACTCAGGCTTTGCTTGAATTGCCTTCGTTCGGGACATTTCTCGATGGATTGCAAATCTTTGTCCACATGTAAGGCTTGTAAGCAAAAACATAACACGCTTTTGCATTATGATACACAAACAAATACACACACAACTGAAAAACGTGTTACAACCGCACATACCATGAAAGCATTGGAGAATACTTCGATAATTTTAGCAACCGCGCAGGTTCACATCAAAGATGCGactggaaaatggtgtgaggCTAGGGCACTTTTAGATTCTGGCTCGCAGTCGAATTTTATGACAATGAAGCTTGTAGAAAAATTGCAATTACATACTTACAATTTAAACGTACCGGTAACAGGTATTAGTCAATGCAACCTTAATGTTAAGTATGGAACGAATACCAAGATTAAGTCTATATATAACTCATACACCATTgatttatcatttttggttataaGAGATATAACTGATAACTTGCCAAATGTTCCAATAAACATCAAAGAATTAGAAATACCGCGACACATTAGGTTAGCTGATCCGAAATTCCATCAACCAGGAgaaatagatattttaatagGCGCTGGCTTATTCGCTGAATTGTTGTCTATGGGTCAAATTAAACTCGGAATTGGTTTACCTGTTCTACAGAAATCAACACTGGGATGGATCGTATCCGGGCCTATGAGTACAAATTTAAGACAAAAGGTGCGCAGCAACGTATGTATAAATAACAGCGAGATTCAAAGGGCCttggaaaaattttggaaGGTTGAAGAGTGTACGGCACAAATGGTTTTTTCTGCGGAGGAAAAATATTGTGAGAATCTGTATCAACAGACGACCACAAGGGACAACAATGGACATTTTGTGGTACAACTGCCAACGAAAGATAATATTAGCGAATTAGGAACATCGTTTGAAACTGCTGAAgcaagatttttaaatttggaacGAAAGTTATTCAAGAATCAAGAATTATGGAAACAATACTCCGAATTCATGAGTGAATATCAAGAATTAGGACACATGACAAAAGTAAATCGCGACGATACATATGCGTATTATTTACCTCATCACGCAGTGATTAAAGATACAAGCAGCACTACGAGGCTCAGAGTAGTATTTGACGCTTCGACAAAAACAAGTACTGGCATTTCACTGAATGATACTCTAATGGTTGGACCTACGATACAACAGGAATTATTTTCCATTCTCTGTAGGTTTAGAGAACATAATTACGTATTAACCGGTGACATTGCAAAGATGTATAGACAGGTAAACATCATACCTAGTCAGAGAAATTTACAACGTATTATATGGCGACAAAGTCCTGAACATGATTTGGAGcattttcaattaaacacGGTAACGTACGGCACCGCATCAGCATCATTTTTGGCAATTCGCAGTCTGCATCAAGTTGgcataaatattcaaaataaacatcCTAACATAGCTAAAGTTATAATCGACGATTTCTATGTTGATGACCTTATTACAGGTTCAAAGACTTTGGAAGAAgcattgaaattaaaaaatgacttaAGTGAGATCTTAAATGGTTGCGGATTTGAATTGCGGAAATGGAATTCGAATTCACAAGAAATTCTGCAAGGAAGCGATGAAACAAGCGTGGATTATCTAATAGGTGACTCTAAGGATGTAAAAACGCTGGGAATTTTATGGTGCTCACAAGACGATACACTTAAGTATTCAATTAAACCTATAGTTAAATATGGGAAATTAACGAAACGTATTATTCTGTCAATTATTGCTCAGATATTTGACCCACTTGGTATTGTATCTCCTTCTACGATCAAAGCAAAGGTAGTTTTACAGCGTTTGTGGCAGCTGGGAATCACGTGGGATGAAGCTGTACCTATCGAACTTTACACATCATTCAAGAGGCTTTATGAGGAATTGCAATATTTGGCAAAACTACAAATTGATCGACACATTTTGCTAACAGATTTTGCAATAGTAGAAATGCATGGTTTCAGCGATGCTTCTGAAATGGCTTACGGAGCatgtatttacattaaaaccATAAACCAAACTAAAACAAAGATTCGTTTATTGTGCGCCAAATCGAGAGTAGCACCTTTACGGAAAATTTCATTGCCGAGATTGGAACTCAATGGTTGTTTATTGTTGGCAGAACTAGTGAAAAAAGTACTTGATTCATTAAACACAGAAATTACTAAGGTTTATCTCTGGACTGATTCCACCATAGCGCTTGCTTGGATACATGCGGATCCTTCGAGATGGCAAACATTTGTTGCAAACCGCGTATCGCAAATACAAGAACTAACAGCACATGCACAATGGAAGCACGTAACCAGTGCAGAGAACCCTGCAGATTTGATTTCTAGAGGTATCGAGACTTCTCAATTAATAAAGTCTAACCTTTGGTGGGAGGGGCCGAAATGGTTAAAGAGTAAAACTTATCCTGATATTGACATGAACTTTCCTAAGGAGTTaccagaaaagaaaaaaaataaactaacttTCCATTGTACAATTACATGCgacatttttgataaatattcatcattaaataaattaaaaagagttGTTGCGTATTGCATGCGCTTCTACAATAATTTGAGAGAAcctaatgaaaataaaataaaggcaAAATTAACTACACTAGAGTTAGAAAGCGCGTTTATGCGACTTTTGAAAGTCATGCAAAGACAGGAATTCAAAACTGAGATTGATTTATTGATGGCTAAAAAGAATTTGCCTAAAAGTAGTAAATTATTGTCTTTGAATCCAATGTACGAAGATGGATTGTTAAGAGTTGGTGGTAGATTGCGTAATTCAGAATATGACTACGACATCAAACATCCAATCATATTGGCTAAAGGACATCCTTTGACTAATTTAATTATACGTGAGGAACATTTGAGAAATTTGCACCTTGGCCCACAGGGACTTTTATCTTGCATCAGACAAAGATTTTGGCCTGTTGGCGGTTTAACTGTCGTGAAGGGGGTGATTGGGAGATGTATTGTATGTTTTAGAACTAAACCAGTAAGTCCCAGTTATTTGATGGGTGATTTACCTAGAGATCGCACATCGGCTATAAGACCATTTTATGTAGTGGGTATAGATTTTGCTGGCCCATTCAACAGCAAAGATGGGAAATTAAGAAACAGAACTATCATTAAATCATATGTGTGTTTATTTGTGTGTTTTGCAACCAAAGCAGTACATATTGAGGTGGTATCAGACCTAAGCACCGATTCATTTTTAAACGCATTCAAGAGATTCGTATCTCGACGAGGTTTATGTAAACGAGTTTACACGGATAATGCAACTAACTTCGTTGGCGCTAAGAATTATCTCAACGAGTTGAAAAAAGTAATCGACTATAACAACGATAAACTTGAAAGATTTTGCTTGAGAAATAACATAGATTGGCAATTTATTCCGGCACGTTCTCCGCATTTTGGAGGTTTATGGGAGTCTGCTATCAAATCGGCTAAATCgcattttatacgaattattggCTGTAACGTTTTAACCTTTGAAGagttaacaacaatttttactCAAATCGAAGCAATACTAAATTCTAGACCACTTACTCCTTTATCCACACATCCTGATGATTTCTTGGCTCTTACCCCGGGACATTTTCTCATTGGAGAACCTCTTAATACGATTCCTCAGCGAGACGTTATGGATATTCCCTTCAACAGACTGAATCAATTCAACAAACTTCAACAAATGTATCAACATTTCTGGCGAAGATGGTCTATGGAATACATCAACATCCTACAACAAAGATGCAGATGGTCTCAAGCTGTTGGAGAAAACGTTAAGATTGGACAGCTAATATTACTCAAGGAAGACAACACTCCACCGTTGAAATGGCGACTGGGAAGAATTCTTGAAGTTCATCCTGGCAGTGATAATATTGTGCGAGTTATTAGTGTAAAAACAACCAGTGGTGTTGTGAAGCGGGCTGTTAAAAAGGTGTGCGTTCTTCCTATAGACGTTGAAGTACCTAAAAAACTATAACATGTAATATTTAGATTTTCGTTATACTTACCTATTTTTATCTTGAAAGTTAGTACTTTCAACGGCGGCGGTATGTTGAGTTagtaacattaatatttttaagttttgagtACTGTTGGGTTGGTAGTATTGAAAACGGTGCACATTGCGAACAACACGAAGCGGGTGTCATGGCGAAGACGCGAGTTAACGGTCATGGCATGTAAAGATTTAATCGTTTATActtgaatatattaaaatacagcAGAAACTAAAAAGTGGATTTATTCCCCAAAAACAGTATAAataagcaatattgttaagaataatagttatttatattacaagtgggctagaagcataattactgtacgagtgtggagaattgtacgacgaggtcgtagaccgagtcgtgtaatcacacgagtagtaaaaaagtctatttgacatttataaaaatattttgaaatgattgttgacaattttgaattgtcagtttcaacaacatgtttactcatctgttataagtgtttcgaaatgtaaaaacataacaattaatgtttataataaataacattgtttctctgtaagtagatagcactttttcttctgtattgttgctcgtttcaataaattaagtctgttctgattaggctgaAAAtacgttacgtaatgaaaccagtgcggtaatgaacttcattacgtaactcaaatcacctcaaatgagtgcggtaatgatgacttatccaagcagtcgtagataaaatgtattacatttacactaaaactttttttctaaaacgttcccaATCCCGTGTCCTAACAACAATAATATGTAAAACTTCGATTACacctaattttcaccttttcgtatttttcttgatattcatTCATtagagagcaaaagtgtaaaaaaaaggtaatattgttaagaataaaatttattacaacttttatactaacactttttttacaaaacgtTCCGAAACCCGTGATCTACCAATATCaatatgtaaaaccacgatttcatctaattttcaccttttcttatttttctcgacATTGCATCTGAGAGGacacaatattgttaagaacaaaatgtgctacaacttttatactaaaactttttttctaaaacattccGAATTCCGTATTCTACCAACTACAACActtaaaattagatgaaatcgtcaTAACATCATATCATATCTTGTTATAACCTAAtgctatctaattgggggttAAGTTCGCATAGTTGTCCAGTGtacagcctgattcagagtaagcgccttattttttttagccacactatgggtactactttcaaaatatatgGCAGTAACATGTTTTAGGAcattctctacacgatggtgatatcatattttcaattggacgaattattttaaaatggcgattgtctactttttttttaaatgaaatgccaaaattttttttttattattgagatcctaaaaacattcgtaGTATTCGAGTACAAATAACATCtcctaattaattaattggaaCTTTAGTCGCGTTGCCACATCATTTAAATTAggttcttttctttataaaattattactacGAAACTATCACTTACCATATCAAATTGTACCGGGTCGAAACCGcacaacataaaaataaaattttcgcaaATTTCTTCGGTAATATTCATCAATTTACACTCGTACGATAGTAAATGTAAAATCTTTCCTCTGGGTAAAAACTCTTTAAATCCAAGATATTCTCTAAGCCATTCAATATCGTTGGAAAACGGTGCAAAGTAACGAATCGGAGACGTAAAATGCGTCATGTAAGCTACAGGTGCTAAAGCGACCATTCCTTTTACTAACTTCATTGCTTCCTCCGAGTGTAATGACGCATATATAAAAAACATCGTCGTCCCCATTGAATGTCCAATATGCAAAATTGATTGATTGGTTTCGTTTGAAATATATTCGAAAACGGCCGGAAGATCGTAAATGCCCATTTCGTGAAAACTAAAGTCCCAAAAGTCATTTGAATTGACGTCAAGACTAGCATGGGATTTTGAGTAACTGTTTCCACGTGCGTTTCCCAACCAAACATCGTAACCAGTTTCAGCTAATAAGAatccttaaaatattttttaaaacaaaagttaataacaGATGCTCGACCCCTTTTTGATTTTGGCACCTAAAGATTTATTTCCGTGATCTAAAAAATCTGCACTGCTCGATAGTAAACCGTGTTGAATAAAAACCGGTTGATTCCCCTTTTTTCCATTCTGATTGCACGGAATTCTATGGagagttaaaaaataaccgTCTTTCGTTAGAATTGTGTGAGTTTCAGATTTAAATCCGTATCTCCTTATTAGTTCCGGCTAAAAGAACAgtattaaattcttatttctaTATGAGCTGTAAGTAGATGCGATAGAACAAAGAAATGAACCTTACagcttttaaaaattcatccGGATTGTAAGGTCGTTGTTTCGGTATAATATCACCAATGCCATCTTCAAAGACTTCAACAACACTCATACAATTAATTGAACACACAAAACAACTTATAATAAACACTGCATGAAAGGAAACCATTCTGATAAATTAATGGTTTTCAGTGAAATGAGGACAATTTATAAACGACTCGATGATGCAATGAATTAAAACCGCACTTTGGATACTAAATAACgattaacaatttaataacaatttatgattcatttgttttaatggttttttttatcacaatttAGTTTATTGACAAGTGCcagtaaattttgatattttggaaaCGAtggatatttaaattttaaatgaattaatatctCGGTTGTTCGGGCGCTCTATTTCTTAGTTTAAgtacttaaaaatgtttacatttgttTACAATTTCGATCAGAAACGGTTGCAAGTAAATAATAGGagtagttatttatattacaagtgggctagaaacataactACTGTACAAGTGTGAAGAATTGTAGGAAGAGGTGtaagaccgagtcgtgtaatcacacgagtactgtaattatgctctagcccacgtgtgatatacaacattttatctacgactgctaaaaattacttataaatcaatttctataaaaaggtctattttgacatttataaatatgttttgaaatgattgttgacaattttgaattaatgtcagtttcaataacatgtttacgcatctggaataagtgcttagatatgtaaaaacataacaattaatgtttataataaatagtattgtttctctttaaataggtagcactttttgttttgtattgttgctcgtttaaataaattaagtctgatctgattgggctaaaaatgcattacgtaataaaaccagtgcggtaatgaatttcattacgtaactcaaatcacctcaaaccagtgtggtaatgatgacttattctagcagtcgtagataatagttatttatataccAAGTCAGCAAAGTGATGCTTTATCGAACGAGTCGCTTTGTGAGTCGAGCGTGTATTCGGTTTTATCTAACAATGAGAACATTAAACATGTTGAGtcgttttttgtaataaaactatGTAAATAACCATCAATTCCAAAACAGTTAACACTCACGAATATCACACCGCGATCTGCGTATACGTCGGTCAACTTTGTTGCCGCCTTAAAAGAACTAGGAaatatacagtgctagcgtaaactAACCCCCCCccccttttttttttaacttccgaacagattgagatatcaatatgaacgAAAAAccgtcagtttctatattttatcagcacaaatattttcttatggaaaattttgctatcacttttatgtttttccggaaaatggatCAACTGTGTTTtgttaaatggaacacccagtgtattatggtatcttccgaaagatgaaaacaatacgaatgcaacgatacctcacaatcaaatatcggtttattagtttttcgcataaaaattaaacaaaatggggaatttcgccggaaaaaccaacgtatcttgGTTGACTACCTGTCAAAATGCAATCGGCCaggtaaatggtggacggtagGTATATATATTCACAAtacagagaaaaaaaatttttaactgtCCCTTTACGAAGTAACGAAAtacttatttttatctttttcttgacCTTCGTCATTAAGCTGCTAGATTGAAAAGGAATCCTACCCTACAATATACCTACTCCTCTCGGTGTTATTACTGTATTAtttccatttattttatatagaatttgttCTATTGATTTCAGCGTCATACACCAATTACAGAAGACTACTATACCGGCATGAAAAACAGCGAGTTTACTCATCTcacatttcaataaattaatatgctGACTGACGGGTTTCAGTTTGAACTACTTGTGATTATAAATCATTGCCATTAATCATACGTACTAATCTTActaatttaaagtaatttgttaaaaaacatattggtGATCTACTTTCCCAATTTCTCTtctattattactattttaattaatcacaaCCGTAAAATGCGACTTGAAGCTTTTCAATAACTAACATTTACGGATTAAAACATGATAATTAACGAGAAcagtgtttattattttcaagtattatcacaattctttttttctatAGGGAAAcaagaattattattactgtaaacaataaattataacaatattaGCTAATATTCAATTTTCCCTGAGAAAACTATACTTATATACAGCAAATAGttgtgtatattttaaaaaaatattaccatATAACCCAAAATGCTACTGACtttaaaggaaaaataaatataatactgtttattgaaatatcaaaataaaaatcaaaagattctaacctcaaaaaaatcaGTCTTAATAAACTCATCTAAAGTAAATAATCTAAATAacaatagaaaataataataacattgctgattcaaaattcaaatctataacagaaataaaaaaatactcttGATGAACACTTACTtgaactcaaaaaaaaaaaaattaacccgAAAAAAACGTACatcacaaatatttatttttcatcttatttcatttttcttgttCGACATTCTTCAAAACCAATTGAAACTGATCCAACGACGTATTCAAGGATATTTTAAGCCCTTTTGAAACGGGTAGCAATGGAAATTCCGGCTTTAAGACATCGCAATCATCATTGCAAAACTTTCTCAAATGATCGCACATCTTGTCTCCGACCTTCGTGAAATGATCCAACACTTCCTTTTTAAATACTTCCGGTGGCGATCGAATCATTTCTGTCATTGACTGAACCATTTTCAAAACGACCAGTTCATTGTAAGTTCTTGAATTCTCATAACCCTGTTGGCTGGCTGATTGCCTTTCGTAGCCCGCCTCGTTGTAGTACGGTTCGCTAACGAGAATTAATCCTTGAATCGAAACGATAAGTTGCAATAAAGTGCTTTCGGGTCCCCAAACTTCTGTGCCTTGGCCCATCCAAGTACCCAACAACGATATACACACTTTTCCTTCAACATACAAATTCGGATTTAAACGTTCCGAGCTGTAACTAACGTAGTGACAAAGTGGGGGCGATCGAGGATAATCAGAACTCAgttgaatttcgaaaataaacAATCCGTTTTCGTAGGGTGTCTTATCCGGGCCACGAATCATTACCGATAATAAATCCAAACGATTTGCATACGTTTTTATCCAAACTCCCGGCGGCAACGAATCCTTCAACAATTGACATTCTTTCTGTACCGACTTGAAGAACGTTTGTTTATTGTGCGGTTCAAATTTGTTGCCGATGAAACGATGATTTAACGGTGCTGAATCTAACATTACGTAAAAGTTGTCACTATTGTCATCgtctattttattattatcaacgTAATCGTCGACATTCTGTGGAGGAGGTTTTTCTTCGGAAATTAACGCAAGACTGGAAGCTGTGTCGGACGTGAAAACGGGTGGCGAGTTCAACTGTTGAATAATTTCTGGGGTAGTTGGAATACTTTGTAACGGTGCCGATGCTGCTATATTCTGTTCTTGGGCTTTTGTCATTACGGAGTGCGCCTGCGTTCCGCCGATTCGTGCCATAATCTCCGCGTAAGCCAAATCCATTCGCGGTTTTAACATCGAAAGAAGTTCGACGCATAAATTCTTCGACGGAGGATCCGATTCGGACGGTGGGATCGAAGTCGATGGTTCTTATAtgaatggaaaaaaattataagtattaattaaatcaaagtAACGAAATAAAAGGCGCGGTTAACCGTTGCGACACGCCTACTTGAACTACacgaaatgtttaattaaattacattattGAAACATGGTTTCATGGAACATTTATCAGCTGTAGTAAGTAACGTTTATCATATCGCGACCAATTCGACCAATTCGGTCAGAAACGGTTGATTTATTACTCATAAATcttattaactattttatgGAATATACTTTTTTAAGAAAGCAAGCTTAGATCTTTTCGAAGCAGTACTTCTTACCTCCAGAAGAAACATCCTTAATTTGC
This genomic stretch from Onthophagus taurus isolate NC chromosome 7, IU_Otau_3.0, whole genome shotgun sequence harbors:
- the LOC111420206 gene encoding lipase 3-like, producing the protein MVSFHAVFIISCFVCSINCMSVVEVFEDGIGDIIPKQRPYNPDEFLKAPELIRRYGFKSETHTILTKDGYFLTLHRIPCNQNGKKGNQPVFIQHGLLSSSADFLDHGNKSLGFLLAETGYDVWLGNARGNSYSKSHASLDVNSNDFWDFSFHEMGIYDLPAVFEYISNETNQSILHIGHSMGTTMFFIYASLHSEEAMKLVKGMVALAPVAYMTHFTSPIRYFAPFSNDIEWLREYLGFKEFLPRGKILHLLSYECKLMNITEEICENFIFMLCGFDPVQFDMDYLPTVLNHVPAGSSTKTVIHYAQEIANKGNFQYFDYGKEENMVRYGSLTPPLYNSTNIPVPVYLMYSDNDSMANKIDVLKLASNLPNLAGTYEVPLKEFNHVDFLFAKDVVELVYKPLLKQLSKF